The following nucleotide sequence is from Anaerolineales bacterium.
TTAGTTTCCGTAGCTGAGGCTGGCGGAGATGTCGGTGAAGTTCGCCTGATCCAGGAAACTTCCCGATATACGCTCAGAGATATCTCGATCTATACCCAAGACGAAGCCCACATGGAACGAGTGTTGCAGGCCATGCAAGCCAATCCCGGCACACGCATCCTTGCCATTCGTGATGAAGTACTCGAGCTGCATCAGAAAGGGAAAATCGCCATTCGCAGCCGGATTGCTGTGGATAGTCTTTTTACCTTACGCCGGGTCTATACCCCGGGTGTGGCTGAAGTCTGTTTGAGAATCGCCAACGACCCATCCCTCGCCCGCCAGTACACCGCCATCAGCCACCTGGTAGCCATTGTAACGGATGGCACCGCCATTCTCGGCCTTGGGGATATTGGCCCCGTCGCCGGGATGCCCGTGATGGAAGGCAAAGCCATGCTGATGGAGACCCTCGTCGGGCTTTCTGGTGTGCCGATCCTGTTAAATACCAAAGATCCTGATCAGATTATTCAAACGGTGGAAAATATCGCTCCCACGTTTTCAGCCATTCAGCTCGAGGATATCTCAGCTCCACGCTGCTTCGAAATTGAAGAGGAACTGCAGGCGAGCCTGGACATTCCTGTGATGCATGATGACCAGCATGGGACCGCCGTAGTGAAGACCGCTGCGCTAACCAACGCCTGCCGGATCACCGGTCTCCCGCTCGATAAAGTGGTGATCGGCCAGATCGGGCTGGGTGCTGCAGGGAATGCAATTGGCCGCATGTTGATGAAGCTGACCGGTAACCCAGTTCTGGGGGCAGATTTATCCGAGGCTGCACTAAACTTTTTTCAACAGTCGGGGGGTAAGCGCTCCAACCTCAAGGAAATCATGCAGGAATGTGATGTGGTGGTAGCAACCACCGGGGCTGCAGGCTTGATCAAACCGGAGATGGTACGCAAGGGTCAGATTATCCTTGCGCTCTCGAATCCCAACCCTGAGATCGATCCGGACCTGGCGATCAATTCTGGCGCAGCCTTCGCAGCGGATGGAAAATCAGTCAACAATGTATTGGGTTTTCCAGGTATCCTGCGCGGTGCGGTGGATGCTTATGCCAAACGCATCAGTGATGAAATGTACCTGGCTGCAGCGAATGCGATCGCTGACCAGACCTTACCCGATGAGCTGGTGCCTAACCCTCTGGATAAAAAAGTGCATCGTGCGGTTGCACGCGCGGTCGCACAAAAAGCGATTCAACAAGGCTTGGCTCGTGCCGAATTTATTCCCTATGCGGAGGAATAACTAACCCAAAGAAGTAAAGAATCAAAAATTTCAGGCACGCAACGAAGAAGGAGAATGGTTGGATGACAAGTAAACATCGTTTTCTCATCGCAGCAATAGTTATGGCAGTGGTCATCCTGATTGGTGGTTTATTTCTCGATCAAAATCGACGCACATCAGCGTCTGAGTTGCCAACGACCGATATATCTTTGGGGGTAACCAAATCGGATCAGCTCGTTATCCGATTTTACTATGACAGTCAGGATCAATTGAATGCAGTTGCTGGATTATTGGACACCTGGGAAGTGCATCCATTACCTCGTATAGGCTCGAACGCAGGTTATGCAATTGCAGCAGTCTATCCGTCACAAATGGATTGGCTCGAATCACTTGGATATCGGGTCGAGGTGGACCAAGAATATACAGCTCTTCTCCAATCATCCCTGGCCCCATTAGATCCCCGCTATTATTATTTTGATAACTATGTTACGAATGGTAACGACCTATACATGGTGGATTTCATGCGGGGGATAAGCGATACCTATTCGAGTATTGCAGAACTGATTGACATCGGAAATGCCTGGCAGGCAGCGCAAGGTGGACATATCCGCGATATGTGGGTGATGCGGATAACGAGCGAAAATCCCAACTTCGGCCCTATCGAGGATAAACCAGCTTTTTTCTTATTTGCCAATGTGCATGCCCGCGAAGTCACAACCCCTGAAATGGCGATTCGCTATATAAAATACCTTACATCTGGATATCTTAGCCAGGGCGGATATGAGATCGATCCTGATGTAACCTGGCTGGTAAACCACCACGCAGTATACATCTTAGTTTCGCAAAATCCCGACGGACATGCGATAAATGAAGCAAATTGGTCGCTCTATAGGCGAAAAAATATGGATACTGCTGGCTGCACTTACGATCCAAATAATTGGGGTGTTGATTTGAATCGGAATAGCAGTTTTAAGTGGGGATGTTGTGGTGGTTCGAGTGGGAGTCCATGTGCTGAGACATATAGGGGTCCAACAAGAAACTCAGAACCGGAAACCCAGGCTTTTCAAACCTTTTTTGCCTCAATATTCCCCGATCAAAATGGTAATAATGGTGATGATCAGATCCCCGGCGCAGCACCGAATAATGCAACAGGCATTTTTCTCTCCCTGCATTCTTATGGAGACGAAGTATTATGGCCATGGGGTTTTGATGATAGCTTGAACCCACCCAACGGCGCACAATTAACTACAATTGGCAGGAAGTTGGCTTATTTAACCTCCTACTATCCCCTTCATAATCTATATACCGTTGATGGTGATAACGCTGATTGGGTTTATGGGAAGTTTGGTGTACCGGCTTTCACTTATGAAATAGGAGCGGATTCTGGTACATGTGGAAATTTCTTCCCATCATATACATGCCAGGATGGAGAAGGAGTACCTAGAAATTTTTGGGCTGAAAACCGTCCTTCTTTCATCTACCTACACAAGATTGCACGCACACCTTATCTGACTGCGTATGGTCCTGATTCGAACTCACTTTCAGTTACCCCAGCTTCAGTCATCGCTGGTGACCCGGTCGAGCTAACAGCTTATATTCGGGATTACCGATATGCTGGCGATCCGGCAGCGAATATTGGTGGAGCTGAATTTTTTATTGATACGGAAGGTACTGACGGAGCTGGCATAGCATTGTCTCCCAGTGATGGCAGCTGGGGTGGTTCTTTTGAAACTGTTGAATCTATTGTCGATACCACAGACCTATCTGTTGGCCAGCATTACATTCTTGTCCACGGTAGAAATGTAAACGGTGATTGGGGTCCATTTACCGCAATTTTCTTGACCATTGCTAGAGAAGATGCACCGACTGCTGACTTTACCAGTAATAGTCCAGTTGTGTTGGGAGAAGAAATGCTGTTCACTAACACCACCACTGGCACTGAACCCATCACTTACGAGTGGGATTTCGGTGATGGAGTGACAACTACGGAGGTTAGCCCTGTTCACTTGTATTTGGGTGATGGTGATTTCATCGTTACTTTAGTTGCCACAAATACCTATGGCACAGATGAAATAAGTATACTAGTTTCGGTCTTCCCACCTGCTCCAATAGCTGATTTCACTAGCAATAGCCCGGTTGAGTTTGGTGAGCAAGTTGTCTTTACCAACACAACCACAGGCACTGGACCCATCACTTACGAGTGGGACTTCGGCGATGGAATAGGAACGTCTACTGAAACCAATCCAACCTATTTATATACCGCACCAGGAATTTTCACCGTAACCCTGGTCGCCACGAACCCTGGCGGATCTGACCTGGTCACACAGTTAGTTATTGTTAATAAGCTCAAGATATTCATTCCCATATCATCGAAATAGGTTCACAGGGTGAGGTAAATTTCGAGTACAATTTGCACCACCCAATCGATATAATTTTTCGGAGGTTCACATGACCAAAGCAGCTTTACGCGAACAACGCCGCGCCGAACGCATCGCCCGCAGGAACCGGCAGCGTGCCATCCTCGCCGCAATTATCATCCTGGCTGTTGCTGTCGTTGCTTTCCTGGTGATCAGGGATTACGTCAATAAATCAAATGCCGCAGCAACCCCAACCCCAGCAAGCGCATCCAGTGGCTCATATCCCATCGGTACTTTGGATTCCACACCACCCGCACCATCCGCGAATGCAGTGACCACCACCTCCGGTCTCGTTTATGAAGACCTGCAAGTGGGCGATGGCGCTGCCGCTAAAGCCGGCGATACTGTTTCAGTTAATTACACCGGCTGGTTGGAAGATGGCACTAAGTTCGATTCATCCCTTGACCGTGGTCAAACCTTTGACTTTCCGCTTGGCTCAGGTCAGGTAATCCCCGGCTGGGATGAAGGTGTCCAGGGCATGCAAGTGAACGGTACCCGTCTACTGGTCATACCTCCGACATTAGGATATGGATCGCAAGCCAACGGACCCATCCCAGCAAATTCCACCCTGATCTTTGAAGTCCAGCTGGTGGGCATCCAGTAAATAAAACCGGGCGTTCAAAAAACACGCCCGGTTTTCATATTAATTTACCATACGCTATTTATTAGCGATGATGGTCTCTTTCAGAACATTAGCTAAACGTTCAACGCCTGTCTGGATCTGATCAGGGTTGGAATACGAGAAATTCAACCGCATCGTGTTTTCTCCACCACCCAGGGCGTAAAATGAGGTCCCTGGAACGAAGGCAACATTGCGTTTTACTGCCACCTTGAAGATTTCTGTCGTGTCCAAGCCTTTGGGCAGCATCCCCCACAGGAACAAGCCTCCCTTCGGTTTGGTCCACGTTACTCCAGGGGGAAATAATTCTTCCATTGCATCCAGCATTATGTTTCGCCGTTCACCGTAGATACGCCTGATCAACCAGATGTGCCTGTCAAGGAAACCACCGCGTGCCACTTCATACGCCACAATTTGGTTGAAAGTAGCGGTATGCAAATCGGCTCCTTGCTTCGCCTGAACCAGCTTGCGGATTACCTGCGTCGGAGCAATCACCCAGGCAAGGCGTAAGCCAGGCGCCAGTGTTTTCGAAAATGTGCTTAGGTAGATCACATTACCGGCATATTCGTTTGTGCCATTCTTTCGAAACTCATTATCCAGGTATACGATAGAAGGTAAATTTTCACCCTCATAACGCAACTGTCCATATGGATCATCTTCGATGATCGGGACGCCATAACGGTCAGCGATCTCGATAAGCTGTTTCCTTCGCTCAAGCGAGAGTGTCACTCCGGTCGGATTCTGGAAATTCGGTAGGACATAGATGAACTTCACCCCAGACCGCAGGGCGTTCTCCAGCTCATCGGTGATCATCCCATTTTCATCCATGGGGACAGTCACATACTCCGCCCCATATGAGTTCCAGGCTTGTAATGCACCCAGATAAGTTGGCTCCTCCACCAGGATCCGGTCACCCCGGTTAATGAATACCTTACCGATCAAATCCAGGGCTTGTTGGCTGCCACTGGTGATGAGGATATTGTCAGATGAAACGCTTACTCCGTAACGCGCCGTGTGACGAGCGATCATCTCCCGCAGCGGTCGGTATCCTTCCGTTGCCCCATATTGGAGCGCCTCAGCCCCCCATTCTTTTAATACAGTCTCACAAGCTGCAGAAAATTCATCTACCGGGAAGACATCAGGTGCTGGCAGGCCACCCGCGAAAGAGATAACTTCTGGGTTTTCGGTTAGCTTAAGTAATTCACGAATTGCAGAGCTTTTCATCCGCTGTGTCCGTTGGGCATATCGATGGTCCCAAGGTGTTTCCATTCAGTCACTCTCCTTTAAGGCTTGTATTTGAAGGAAGACCGTCTTGCTGTAATGAGCAGGTGCCGGTCTTCAACGTTTACAATTTCGGAAAACGACGCATGATATGAGCGGGTGAAGGTAGGATTACTCGCTCACCCACTTTCAGTGCTCCTAATACTTTACTGCTATCCTTTGGTGCTCCCTGGTAAATATAGATAATCGTCCCTTTCTCAGCGCTCTTCGAGTCAATATAAGCTTGTCCTGTCAGGTAGCCATCCATGTCAACCGCGCAGCTGGTGACGTACCCCAATACCTTACCACGCCAATCTACCACTGGGTCACCCAAATGGGCCATCCTGACACCTTTCTCATCGAAGCGGAAGCGAACCAGCTCGCCCTTGCGCTGCTTTTCCTTCACCAGGAAAGCCTCACGACCTATAAACCATGGCTTGTATGTCTTAACATACTGGCCGAAACCAGCTTCAGCCACTCCCAGCTTGAGCTCTCCACCCATCTCGTGCCCATACAGAGGCAAACCGGCTTCCGTACGGAGTGAATCGCGTGCCCCCAGGCCACAAGGTTTGAGCCCGTAATCCTTGCCAACTTCCAGGAGAGCATTGAACAGGTCATCCGCCCGGGCTGGATGCACGAATATTTCGTAAGAGAATTTCTCACCAGTGTATCCCGTGCGTGATATCACCAGGTCGAAGCCCCCTAAAGACACTTCGCATATCCTGGTCCTCGTAAGGTATCGTATGCAACAACGTGTATCTTCATCGCACCCCAGCCCCATTAGGATTTTTCGAGCCATTGGGCCCTGCAACGCAATGTCTACACGCATATCACTGCCTTCTTTAGGATCCTTTAAATTACGCAGGATGGCGTGATGGCCAAACACCCTCGTCCATGGGCGGTGATTGTCGACTTTAACTTGCCCATTCTTGACGGCATTTAACCAGGCCCAATCCTTATCGAAGTTGGCTGCGTTGACCACGATGAGCATTTTTTCTGGGCTGCGCTTATAAACGATCAGATCATCGATCACGTTAGCCTCAGGATCAAGCAAGTGGGTATAGCACGACTCACCTACTGCCAGATAACTGATGTCATTCGCCACCACGCTGTCAAGGAAGGCTGCCCCATCCGGTCCTTCCACTTGCAGCACGCCCATGTGGGCAACATCGAACAGTCCTGCGGTCTGCCTGACCGCCAGATGCTCTTCCATCACCGATGTGTACCAGACAGGCATCTCCCAGCCGGCATAGGTGATGATCTTGGCACCCAGTCTCTTGTGGGTGTCAAATATGGGGGTGCGCTTGGGTGCACCTTCCTTTTCTTCCCAGTTGAATACCGGCAGTGCTTCGCCTTTTCCATCTTCCATACCGATATAATACGGTTTTGGGGCAAACACATCACCCTTTATCGGGATATCTGGATCAACCTCGGCTACCTGGACTACAGTCAATCCCGGTAGCTTTTTCAATGGGTCCGGATCGAAGGCAACATACCCATCAGATAGATCTCTAAGCCATGCTGCTATGAGTGCTAGCTTTTCGGAAGGGATTGTCAGGTTATATTCATGAGTATCCACACAACGCAAGGTCCCATCGATTGCGCCGTTTGGAGTACTGATGCGTGTGGGTTGGGTATTGCCAGGTTCAAGTATCTCAACATCACTGGCTAAGGCTTCGCTCAAGAAAAGCCTGACTCGCTCACCCGAAAGCTTCAAGACGGACCATGCTCTCTTAGGTGCAGCATCATCCAGGTAATAAAAGTGGGGGTAACCATGCCGGCTGGCGGTAAAATCGATTCCTGCGCTTTCTGCCAGATTACGAACCTTTATTTTTGCTTCCTCCAGGGTTTTAAAGTCGACCTTTGCCCGCCGTAGGATACCATTAGCACCCATACGTCCATGGGGTTGTGTAGAAAACAGGATATCCGCTATGATATCCGCCAATTTCTTCATTTCCGCTTCTTTAAATCCACGCTGCGTGACCCAGGGTGTACCCATGCGTATACCCGATGGATCGGATGCGTCTTTATCACCAGGGATGGTATTGCGATTGACCACGATCCCGGCAATATCCAGGATGCGCGAAGCCATATCACCTGATAAAGCGGTGCCATCTTTCCCCACCACAGTTGTGCAAGCCAGGTTCATTAAGTGGGTATTGGTGCCACCGTATGCGATCCGGAACCCTCGTTGGCGCAAATCGTCTGTAAATGCAATGCAGTTTTTTACCACCTGGTGCTGCAGTCCCTTAAATTTCTCGGTCTTGGCGACTTTGAAAGCAACTGCCATCCCGGCATACGAATTTACGTGCGGCCCTCCCTGTTCACCGGGGAATACTGCGCGATCAATATCACGTGACATCTTCTCATCAAATGTCAAAATGCACGCCCCTCGCGGTCCACACAGCGATTTATGGGTGGTGAAGGTCACAACATCAGCGTATCCAACCGGAGAGGGATAAGCCCTCGCTGCCACCATGCCAGCAATATGGGCAATGTCGGCAAATAAGTATGCACCAACCTCGTCTGCGATCTTCCGGAACCGTCCCCAATCCACCGCCCAAGGATAGGATGAGTATCCCGCAATGATGAAGCGTGGTTTATGTTTTTTGGCCAGCTCCTCGACTTCATCATAATTAATCTGCTCAGTTTGCGCATCTACCGAGTAATGCACGGCGTTGTAATACTTCCCCGACCGGTTAACTGGCGAGCCATGCG
It contains:
- a CDS encoding NAD-dependent malic enzyme 1, encoding MDISDKFMRTIRVRNEQQLGTLGRLLVSVAEAGGDVGEVRLIQETSRYTLRDISIYTQDEAHMERVLQAMQANPGTRILAIRDEVLELHQKGKIAIRSRIAVDSLFTLRRVYTPGVAEVCLRIANDPSLARQYTAISHLVAIVTDGTAILGLGDIGPVAGMPVMEGKAMLMETLVGLSGVPILLNTKDPDQIIQTVENIAPTFSAIQLEDISAPRCFEIEEELQASLDIPVMHDDQHGTAVVKTAALTNACRITGLPLDKVVIGQIGLGAAGNAIGRMLMKLTGNPVLGADLSEAALNFFQQSGGKRSNLKEIMQECDVVVATTGAAGLIKPEMVRKGQIILALSNPNPEIDPDLAINSGAAFAADGKSVNNVLGFPGILRGAVDAYAKRISDEMYLAAANAIADQTLPDELVPNPLDKKVHRAVARAVAQKAIQQGLARAEFIPYAEE
- a CDS encoding peptidylprolyl isomerase, coding for MTKAALREQRRAERIARRNRQRAILAAIIILAVAVVAFLVIRDYVNKSNAAATPTPASASSGSYPIGTLDSTPPAPSANAVTTTSGLVYEDLQVGDGAAAKAGDTVSVNYTGWLEDGTKFDSSLDRGQTFDFPLGSGQVIPGWDEGVQGMQVNGTRLLVIPPTLGYGSQANGPIPANSTLIFEVQLVGIQ
- a CDS encoding aminotransferase, yielding METPWDHRYAQRTQRMKSSAIRELLKLTENPEVISFAGGLPAPDVFPVDEFSAACETVLKEWGAEALQYGATEGYRPLREMIARHTARYGVSVSSDNILITSGSQQALDLIGKVFINRGDRILVEEPTYLGALQAWNSYGAEYVTVPMDENGMITDELENALRSGVKFIYVLPNFQNPTGVTLSLERRKQLIEIADRYGVPIIEDDPYGQLRYEGENLPSIVYLDNEFRKNGTNEYAGNVIYLSTFSKTLAPGLRLAWVIAPTQVIRKLVQAKQGADLHTATFNQIVAYEVARGGFLDRHIWLIRRIYGERRNIMLDAMEELFPPGVTWTKPKGGLFLWGMLPKGLDTTEIFKVAVKRNVAFVPGTSFYALGGGENTMRLNFSYSNPDQIQTGVERLANVLKETIIANK
- the gcvT gene encoding glycine cleavage system protein T, giving the protein MDDFLFRGSLAELDPAIFELTQLESERQYRKIILIPSESQAPMAVREALSSAFQNIYAEGYPREETRTMIEKEIMDFPARLVNFRRYSDKRYYKGVEYADTIEELARRRCAELFANDLVDADDIYVNVQALSGAPANNAVYHALVEPGATIMGMDLLHGGHLTHGSPVNRSGKYYNAVHYSVDAQTEQINYDEVEELAKKHKPRFIIAGYSSYPWAVDWGRFRKIADEVGAYLFADIAHIAGMVAARAYPSPVGYADVVTFTTHKSLCGPRGACILTFDEKMSRDIDRAVFPGEQGGPHVNSYAGMAVAFKVAKTEKFKGLQHQVVKNCIAFTDDLRQRGFRIAYGGTNTHLMNLACTTVVGKDGTALSGDMASRILDIAGIVVNRNTIPGDKDASDPSGIRMGTPWVTQRGFKEAEMKKLADIIADILFSTQPHGRMGANGILRRAKVDFKTLEEAKIKVRNLAESAGIDFTASRHGYPHFYYLDDAAPKRAWSVLKLSGERVRLFLSEALASDVEILEPGNTQPTRISTPNGAIDGTLRCVDTHEYNLTIPSEKLALIAAWLRDLSDGYVAFDPDPLKKLPGLTVVQVAEVDPDIPIKGDVFAPKPYYIGMEDGKGEALPVFNWEEKEGAPKRTPIFDTHKRLGAKIITYAGWEMPVWYTSVMEEHLAVRQTAGLFDVAHMGVLQVEGPDGAAFLDSVVANDISYLAVGESCYTHLLDPEANVIDDLIVYKRSPEKMLIVVNAANFDKDWAWLNAVKNGQVKVDNHRPWTRVFGHHAILRNLKDPKEGSDMRVDIALQGPMARKILMGLGCDEDTRCCIRYLTRTRICEVSLGGFDLVISRTGYTGEKFSYEIFVHPARADDLFNALLEVGKDYGLKPCGLGARDSLRTEAGLPLYGHEMGGELKLGVAEAGFGQYVKTYKPWFIGREAFLVKEKQRKGELVRFRFDEKGVRMAHLGDPVVDWRGKVLGYVTSCAVDMDGYLTGQAYIDSKSAEKGTIIYIYQGAPKDSSKVLGALKVGERVILPSPAHIMRRFPKL